A part of Gossypium hirsutum isolate 1008001.06 chromosome A07, Gossypium_hirsutum_v2.1, whole genome shotgun sequence genomic DNA contains:
- the LOC107948556 gene encoding UDP-glycosyltransferase 82A1: MGVQCIMKKPKILLVPYPAQGHVNPMLKLGLALLTHGLQPIIVTPEFIHRRIVANMDLNDYQMRFMSIPDGFSGEEGPYDFFSIEKSMENIMPNHLETLLHELDEDDDGTVVCMVIDLLASWAIQVATRCGIPVAGFWPAMQATYRLITSIPEMIHADLISETGCPRHEGTVSSLPSQPLLSTEDLPWLIGTQASRKARLKFWIRILDRLTSLRWLLLNSFPQESIIHDDEYQDDDYISPPHNNLIIFPVGPLPEPSLTTPKNPSFWKEDTSCLEWLDHQKPNSVIYISFGSWVSPIGDAKIKTLALTLQSLNRPFIWVLAESWRHGLPNGYSETVSKQGKLVLWAPQFQVLQHKAVGLYLTHCGWNSTMEAIQCRKRLLCYPVAGDQFVNCKYIVKVWKIGVKVKGLGQKDVEEAVKKVMKDEEMEERLRKIYHRTMGEETSSRVAGNLKAFVLGLNQLQQNSLH; the protein is encoded by the exons ATGGGAGTTCAGTGTATTATGAAGAAGCCTAAAATCTTGCTGGTTCCATATCCAGCACAAGGTCATGTGAATCCCATGCTAAAGCTAGGCTTAGCTTTACTTACCCATGGGTTGCAACCCATCATAGTAACCCCTGAGTTTATTCACCGTCGGATTGTAGCCAACATGGACCTCAACGACTACCAAATGAGGTTTATGTCCATACCCGATGGCTTTTCCGGAGAAGAAGGTCCTTATGATTTCTTTTCCATCGAGAAATCTATGGAGAATATCATGCCCAACCATCTGGAGACTCTCCTTCATGAACTTGATGAAGACGACGATGGAACAGTAGTTTGTATGGTTATTGATTTATTGGCTTCCTGGGCCATTCAAGTTGCTACTCGATGTGGGATCCCTGTTGCTGGATTCTGGCCGGCTATGCAAGCTACTTACCGGTTGATCACCTCCATACCGGAGATGATCCACGCTGACCTGATTTCCGAAACTG GGTGTCCCCGACATGAAGGTACGGTGTCATCCCTACCGAGTCAGCCATTGCTATCAACCGAAGATCTTCCATGGCTGATCGGAACCCAAGCTTCAAGAAAAGCTAGACTCAAATTCTGGATCAGAATCTTAGATCGTTTAACATCTCTCCGGTGGCTCCTCCTCAATTCCTTTCCCCAAGAATCCATCATCCACGATGACGAATACCAAGACGACGATTACATCTCTCCACCTCACAACAATCTTATTATTTTCCCAGTCGGACCATTGCCCGAACCATCATTAACAACACCAAAGAACCCTAGCTTTTGGAAAGAAGATACCAGCTGCTTAGAATGGTTGGACCACCAAAAGCCTAACTCAGTCATCTACATTTCGTTCGGGAGTTGGGTTAGCCCCATCGGAGACGCCAAAATCAAGACCCTCGCATTAACACTCCAATCATTGAACCGACCATTTATTTGGGTCTTGGCCGAATCATGGCGTCATGGTTTACCAAATGGGTATTCAGAGACGGTTTCCAAGCAAGGCAAACTGGTTTTATGGGCGCCACAATTTCAAGTTCTGCAACATAAAGCCGTGGGGTTATATCTCACGCATTGTGGGTGGAATTCGACCATGGAAGCCATTCAATGCCGGAAACGATTGCTATGCTATCCGGTGGCCGGCGATCAATTCGTGAATTGTAAGTACATCGTTAAGGTTTGGAAAATTGGGGTGAAAGTGAAAGGGTTGGgtcaaaaagatgttgaagaagcgGTGAAAAAGGTgatgaaagatgaagaaatggAGGAAAGGTTAAGGAAGATATACCATAGAACCATGGGAGAAGAGACTAGTTCTAGAGTTGCGGGTAATCTCAAGGCTTTTGTACTTGGACTTAATCAACTTCAACAAAATTCACTTcactaa